From the genome of uncultured Bacteroides sp.:
ACTCTTTTAATGCCTGCCTGAATAATAAGCTTGGCACATTCTATACATGGAGATGCTGTTACATATAATGTTGCCCCTTCGCTGCTGTTATTGGAACGGGCTATTTTAGTAATCGCATTTGCTTCAGCATGTAGTACATATGGTTTTGTTAAATTCTGCTCATCTTCACATATGTTTTCAAAACCGGAGGGCGTTCCATTATACCCGTCAGAAATAATCATCTTATCTTTGACAATCAATGCTCCAACTTTTCGCCTGATGCAGTATGAATTCTCAGCCCAGATATTAGCCATACGTATATAGCGGGTGTCAAGTTCCTGTTGTTTTAATTCTATAGCATTCATTGTTATTTTATTCTTTTCTTATATAATATTTGAGATTTATCTAAAATGTTTATTTTATACGGAATAACATATATCTGTCACCCTGGCTACTCTTATATTTTATGACCATAATGTTTTCATCTGTTCCTCTACAAGAATATGCCCCCTTAATTGCATTGATGTATTCAATAGCAATATCAAGCTCTTCATCTTCAGATTCATTTGTTATATTCATAGATAAATTGTATCCATTTTCATTTTTCCATTTGCCGTTG
Proteins encoded in this window:
- a CDS encoding dCMP deaminase family protein, translated to MNAIELKQQELDTRYIRMANIWAENSYCIRRKVGALIVKDKMIISDGYNGTPSGFENICEDEQNLTKPYVLHAEANAITKIARSNNSSEGATLYVTASPCIECAKLIIQAGIKRVIYSEKYRLEDGINLLKRANIEVVYLDPTEQNQI